A window of Chiloscyllium plagiosum isolate BGI_BamShark_2017 chromosome 2, ASM401019v2, whole genome shotgun sequence genomic DNA:
ttttaaaaaaatgctggtcCTTGTGTTTCCATGCCACTCCCCTCCTTATTTCTTCTTTTAACATTAAGCCCTCGAGCCTCCACTGGGTCAGGATGGAGACTCTCGAGAGCTTGTATTAGATTTCCAAGTTCCTCATCTGCCTTCAGAAGATGCTGCTATGGGAGTAAGCCAAAGGAAAAAGGCTGATATGAAATCAGGAAACATGGGGGTGGGGTGTGTCAGGAAAAGTCTCCCAGTTCAATACTTGTGGTGTAAAGACAATGTCATAAAGCTTGCATGACATCAGATGTTACCCTGTGCTGGCCAGTGgcttcattttccagccttccctcaGGGTACAAGCACATTGTCTTTTTGTTCTGGTGATAGGTGTTAAGAAAATGCTGGACTGGAAAGAATATATAGCCTCAGTTCTGCAAGACAGCACCATTGCAGACATCGCCATCGTTGGATGCACCCCCAAAAACAAAAAGATTTGGGCGTGCAGGAGTGACGGTGTGCTGGGCCAGATTACATCTCAGGAGGTCGAAGTGATCATTGACAAAGACAGAAAGTCAATCCTCCAAAACGGGATCACCATTGGTGGGAAGAAGTACTCCATCATCCGGGACAATATGCTGCTGGAGAAGAACCCCTCAATGGATATCAGGACACTGGGTGACGAAGGAAAGAGCATCTGTATTGGCAGATTATCCAAAGCTCTGATGTTTCTGATGGGGCAGAAAGGAGTTCATGGAGGAGTTGTGAACAAAAAGTTGCATGACTTAGTGGATTCTCTGAACAGAAACGGTAACATCTAATTCCCATGAGTGAAATAAAGCTGGTAAAACCTTAATTTTTTTGATGCTTTTTTTCTGACAACATTGGATTTATTTCTTTAAAAGTTACTTTGAGGTTTCTGTTCAAAAGTGTGTACAATAGCTATTTTTGTGCGGAACAGAAATTCTCCATTTTGCAGATACTCCCCTGCTCAATATTGATACCTGATATTTTGAATGATACGCAGCAGCAAACACAACTGTAGATTGGATGAAAATACCAATTACTAGTCACGGAGACTGATGAATCTGTCCCAACATGTAGTTATCCCTGAAATGCCTGATAATACTCATTGTCATGCAAACCATTTGTTTTCCTGCTAACAATACAGATTAAACTGTCTCTTTTTATCTCCAACATACCCATCTGTTCATCTGCTACTGAAGCCCTCATCTATACTTTGTTACTTTGTTTAGGATggtgatttctttccctaaatgacattagtaaatcagatgggttcttccaacaattgaccatggtttcattgtcatcctAGATTCTTAAGGCCAGATTtccttttgaatttgaattccactatCTACCTTAgccagatttgaacccaggcccacAGAATATGATCTCGATAACTGAATCAACAGTCTAGCAAATAATAGCATGAAGCCATTACCACCTCTAtatccctggggaacaccacaTCAAATCCTGCTGATCGGAATTCATTAACTTCATTCCTACTCTTTTCAACCAATGCCATAAAGTTGTGTTAAATTCCCTGTCTTTTTATTAATTTCACGCAGACTTTGTCAAGTTCTGTCTTCTGGAAATCAATATGCACAACTTAGACAATAAACACGGTcaatttgattgatttgattatatCCTTCCAAAAGTCTAAGCTGTCATTGGGATGTAAAGTTCTTCTACAAGTCTACAGTCTTTACATCTGGCACAGTCAAATCTTCTGGTGGGCTGAGACATTTTCCAAAAAGCTTAATAGTTTGTCGGAGGTTTATGCAGCATGCAGTGGTGTGGAAGATTTCACAATACAAGGCATGGTGTGTTAACAAGAAAGGgaaaagagtaaaaaaaaaacttggacacCAACAGATCAAACTTGACCACTGTTTATTGGAAAGGTCGGATCACCAAGGTGCTGAAAACTTATCCGATCTCCAAAGAACAAGTAATGATATTTTAACCAGTACAATACATACATTGTTTATTAATCGCAATGCTGTGCGCGGTGGAAGTCTTATCTTAAAACACTTTGAGAATAAAAACAGATGTAAACACATCATCTCTGTGTATATAAATAGTAAACAGCCTATTAATTAGTGCCATTCGCAGCTGCAGAGTAAAATACATGCCTGGGCGCTTCATTGCTTAAAAGCCACTCCTATTCCCCTTTCCCAACAGTTTTGTCAGTGGCAGTGCATAAACGGAGCCACACAGACCAGAaggtcccaggttctattcctGATCTGTGCCAAGCTAACTGCTCTGCTGTAGCAATGTGCAGGTCTGGAACTGATTTCACTGCCCAGTGCCAGAAATGGGGAAAGATAATTTGCAAGGGTTCATGTTCCTATTATCCATTATCCCAACAGTAATCTGTTGAGCCaattggtctgtttctgtattataACTACTTCATAGTAATCCCTGTGGAAACTTATTGGTGTCAGCATCCATCTGGACTGTGTTGCATTCACTGACGTGTTCAAATAAATGTGTCCATTCTCATGACTTGTGTATCAATGTATTGAAGCTAGCCACCTGTTCATGGCTCACCCATCTTAGAAAGATATCAACACCCTCAGGCCAAGGGCATGAGAGAAGTAAATAATGGCCAAGAGGAAATGACAACTGTCTTTCCTAGATTTGACCAACCTTCCTGTGGCTTGGTTTGAACAGAGCCTCCCAGACAGAGCCTTTACCACCAATGAGGTATCGTTAATAATGGACCCCCCACTACTTAAAATCAGAGTCCTGGAACTATGGAGGAGGGCAGTCAGTGTATAAAAGTGAAGAGTTTGCTGCTTTATGATCATCAACAAAAAGTTCTGACCTCACAATGCCCACCTTTCTCTTCGTGACATACACCACTTTGCAGTTCAGCATTTTTGTGCATTCTCTTTATGGTTCATGTTCTGCAATGACACTGCAGGTTGACCGAACCAGCTAATTTCGAGAGTACCTTGACCGTAACAACCCAAGAATGTCCCCGATTCGGTTCCGGTTTGCATTGATATTTGGTCTAACCTCAGAAAAGCAGCTGAGAAGTACCATCTCACCATACCATTCATTCCAGGAATGGGTGGGTGAAAGAGGAGAGGCAGGGGGAAAGAGAACCATCATCTTGGGATCCGTAAACTATTATTTATGGGCTGTTATTTAAGCTGCACGTGTGTGGCCATCATGTGAGGCGAGGACCAAGATTGAGGACAGTAAGATCAGAATCAATGTTAGAGCTGTCTTCCACCAAGGAAAAATGGGCGTTTGGACAAGACACCACAGGGTGACCCTTGGCACTTGGTACACAGAGTCAGTTCCTTCAAAGCCAGGAAGGACCACATTAACATGAAAAGAATACAGTAGATTTACAGCAGTTGATAGGGATTTTGTTCTCTGTGGCTCACTGCAGTACTCTGTAAATTGAGGTAACATCGGAGCTGTGGCCACAAACAGTGGAATTCTTTTTCtgtacaaaaataataaaaacttACTTTAAGATAATTTCTGAGGCACCACATAAAACACATCAGCAACAGAAATCTTCAAGACATCAACAAGGCAGctcgatttttttttaatctacttCAGTAATAAATAATAACTTTTCCAACATGCTTTTAAGTTCAAGCAAAGAAGGACAAGGGTCTGAATCTACAGTTATTTCTACAAATTAACAGGAGCCTGACCAGTGTGAATGTGCAAGAGGTCCCTTATGCGGTCCCTCCTTGGGTTGACACAATAATCAAATAAAAGAATGATCTTACATTTATTTATCACCTTTTGCAACCTCAAGCTGTCCCAAGACACAATACAAACAAATACTTGTCGGAAATGCaacaataattttgtaaacaaccAGCTTCCATAACAGCAACAATCAGAAAATCTGTCGATGATATTGGTCAAGTGATATGAACCAGGGAGAATCTCGCTGCTCTTTTTCAAAGTATTGCTGTCTCTGGGATGTTTTCCATCCACCTGAGAGACTTACTGTCTCATTTGGTTGATGATTGGCCAAAAATGAAAGGCCTTTGTGCTGCAAaaactctacaactctatgatataaaaactaattaaaaacctgatttttttttgtctcctaaCTCAAAGAattcttctctttttcttcttcctcACAATACACTGGCTatgccagccagctcagagtcctacatctgaactgaggagattctaatctcccactcctgtttattttttcccccCTGTGAACAGAAGCCTTGATTGTCctgtttatgtattttttttgtttttttaacgagatgtctgacactcctgccCCCCCCGCTACTGCCAGACagcggtaatgcttatttttccccagcacccatgtcatgtgtgtgcaagTGAAAAACAACAGGTGTGTAAAtcttttatttatattccatcaccaagaagaaaggaaaccCCCAAGTGGCCAGACAAATCTGATCACAAGAAACCTAAGTTGTTcggcttggatttttttttaacctggtgGATACCAGAacaagaaagagatcaatcaagTATTAACTACACATTAAATTGCCACTGACTCTGGAACATGAGGATATAAGATCAAACCTAGAAGAAGTTTAAAGCAGCCAATCAGGTCAGATAGGCTGAAGTGTAGCCAATGGAatttgaaaagtgtgaggtgatgcattttgggagggctAACAAGGCTGGAGTAGGGctcacagttttaaggtaagaagcaggagatttagaggggacttAAGGAAAgtaattttcacccagagggcgaAGAGCATGTGGAACTCACCAGCTAAaaagagtggtggaggctgaaaccctcaaaacatttcagaaatatttaggTGAAGTTTTGAAATGCCATAGCACACAAGGTTgcaggccaaatgcaggaaaataggtTTCAAGATGGATGGTTGATagggacacaatgggccaaagggcccatttagattagattccgtataGTGAGGAAACGGgaccttcagcctaacaagttcaaactgaccctccgaggagtaacccacccagatccatttccctctggctaatgcacataacacactatgggcgatttagcgtggccaattcatctaacctgcacatctttggacagtgggaggaaaccggagcacctggaggaaacccacatagacacagggaaaatgtgcaaactccacacagacagtcacccaaggctggaatcgaacctgggatcctggtgctgtgaggcagcagtgctaaccactgagccaccatgctgccccgagATGAGTTtgtaaatccagatttttattgaattcaaatttaatcacCTACCTGACAGGATTCGAACCTTTCTACGTTGTAAAAACTCTATGGCTCTAGCATGATTGGCTTGCATTGAACTATTGTATAGAGGGTGCTGGATGCGTGGAATGGATTTACCAAACAGCGGTGGAGGCCTGTGATAAAcgaaagaaggaagagagttgcACAGTTACTTGAACGAGTGAAGAATTATAGGACACTCGTTAGGAGCATTGGCCAGATGGGCTACACAGTTCTTGTGTTGGAGATTGTTGGAAGGTAGGAGGACAGTTTAAAAAGAATAGACCATCTTTTCTGTAAATACCAAATGAGATAAAAAGATTACTATGGATTAAAATAGAAATTGAAGTTACTGGTACCAGTAAACAAGTAGTGGTTTAGCCTAGCACACAGCACTACTTCTGTCTATTATTTTAGTAAAATTGCTAACCATTGAGCGTGAACAGCAGGCATGTGGTCGCATACCACTGCAGTATTTGAAAAAGAGCTGCTAAGTTCTGCCAATGTACTGGTCAGTTCATAACCCTTAACCAACATTCATCTTACGCTGTTTACGGGAACTTTATAAACCTATTATAACAGTGATctcacttcaaaagtaattcaagCTTGGGATGAGCGAAGGACACAAAGGGTGCTATTAAAACACAGGTCATATTATCCATTCTTAGAAAAGAAAAGTAGCCAGGGAACCAGTGTACGAGCAGCTTAAATGTTTCCCAGCTAATATCCCCCTCAGTAATTTCCATTGCATAGCGGAAACAACCACCTCCATACCCCCCTCATCACCCACCACTGGAAGGCAAAAATACATTTACAAAAAACAGCATCACTATAAAGAGTTTAATAAGTTGAACATTACAACTAAACTGTGTTGAGCAGTCTTTTGAATCCAATGGAATTTGATTTAACAAATGCCCAACAGTACCAACTCATCCCATGGTCTATCTTTAGTCGGTATTAAAAAGCTTTGAGGGTGACACATTAGTTCAAAAAATATCTATAGAAGTCTAGCAGTGACTTCGTCGAGTAAAAATAAGCATCACTCCCCAACTGCTAGTGCCATACTCAAAAGAGGCAGTATATTAACTCCTATCCATCAAACATTTGGAAGTAAAGGAACATAACTATACATTAAGATTACAGCAGTAAACCCGAAATCATGAGAAGAGTtgaataaaatatatattatatGTATACATTTGAAATAAATACATGATAAATACACAGATCAATGTAACCAACCAATTGAGGAAAGCAAAACTTTCCCATGAAATCCCTCCTCAAAAACAGCTTTCTAGTTTTTGCTCATCCGTTTCATTTTGGTTTATATTGCAAAATGCGTTTTGTTGCAAGATGTCTAAGAGACACTTTACATTTTGCTTTCAAAATTTATTCAGCAGGACATAGTGGGGGAAAAAAGGAATTGACCTTAAGACCCTAATAGGCAGTAATTGGTATTAGTGCCTGTGCAACAATGCAAAATAATCATGAACTTCAAACAACAATGTTAAACAAAACCCCCTCCCCAGAAAAAAAGTACAGTTAACTTTACAATGTTGTTAAAAATATGCCAAGTGACATAAGAAACTGGCCAAGCTGCATTATAGAAGTGAGGCACTCCAGTGTAAAACACCACAAGGACGGACTTGAGAACCGCAACCGGGAATAGCATGGACGATGGATTCAGAAGGTCCCCTCAGCTGTAGAAATTCCTAATTTAACATCAGTTGGTGGACACTTGTCATGATTGGATGACATTCCTCTGGTCATATCGCCTGACGTTAGCCAATTTGCAGGAGATACCAAATTAGTGGGGCATGGGGATATGCCAGGCTCACGGCCACCTTCAAGTGGGAATCAGAATAAGGACAATGGAATGACATTTTGGCTGGCTGTTAATCTagagaaatgatttttttttctttaccttGGAGTTAGTTACTGAACTAATGCAGACCACCCCAGAATGACTGGGGCATTTCAAAAGGTGCAGAATAATAGCAAATGAAATTTCATTCAGACGAAGCTAAAACATTGTAGGGAGGTGATGGATATGGGGATTATAGAATAAGTAGTTAAAGTCAAGGATTATCCATGGTATTAAATGGCAAAGTAGTCTCCAAGGTCTATATGGCGGGAGTAACTGACTGTCTACGATGTGTCTTGCCTGACGAGTTATCTCTGTGGTAGTTTTAACACAATTTTGTCTGCCACAGCGACCGGTTATGCCTCGACACTAGCCTCACCGGAAACAGCAATAACTCTGCTATAGGCCAGCCAAATTGACTGAGAAAAGTAGTGATACAGTTGTTGATCTGCACAAGTCAAAGGCACCACAGTTCTGCGAGGTGTCACCATATGTAAGGTGTAGACAGCTGGGATTGTGTGAATCTCTTGAGTATAGGGgctgtaggagtacacttaagagggaagtcaggagggcagaaaggtgTCGTGAGATAGTTTTGACAGATAAGTTTAAAGAGAATCCAgtgagattctacaagtatattaaggggcaaaagagtaactggggagagaattgAGACCCTTGAAGATCAATAAGGTTGTCTAAGTGTGTACTAGACTTTGGTatggccacatctggagtactgtgtacaattctggtcaccctgctataggaaaagtGCAAAGAGAATTATAAAAGTGTTACCAAAGTgttactggagggtttgagttataaggagaggctggacaggttgGGACTCTTTTCCTGTGAGTGTAGGAGGCTGcaagtaaccttatagaggtttataaaatcatgagaggcatagataaggtgcatAGCCAAGGTCTTGCCCTCAGAATAAGGGAAACCAAAACtacttcagtttaggaaacctagttGGTATGGACGAgctgagccaaagggtctgtttccatgctgtatgactcaatgactacaCAAACAGTATCAAGAAGATGATAGTAACCAGTAACCTCCAGTAACCTACATCTGTCTGGAGGGGAAGTCCAGAAAGACAACCTGCATTCATGGTAGCGTCCTGTGAAAAATACCTATGCCACACAAGTTCCAGTCTGCTAGGGAATGTTGCTAGCAAATCCATCTCAACCCAAAGCGAAGAGATGGAAGAGAGACCCAGAAGACAACTATACATTCCCTGCACACACCTGGATCCGAAAATCAGGCCAGTAGGACTAGAAGTTTCAGTGGATGTTGAAGAGCCTGTTGTAAAAGAAACCATTTGGGCACCCCACCCATCAGAAACCAATAACACCATAAAGACTGGGTCTTCTACAGCAGACGGCAATACAAACATGAACTTAAATCTTGTAAAAGACTTCTGCAAGGAACATGGCAGCGAAACATCTGATATGGCAACCTAAGCTGAACCAGTTATAATGAAGCCAAAATATGATAGAACTACCAAGAAAGGTGTGATCCATTGTCCCACAAATGGACTGTTTTGCATTTCAGTTATTCCCTCTTCCCAACAGCAAGAAGCTTTCACATTCATATGGCTGAGAAGCAGCACATTAGAAAGATCCAAACTAGATGATCCAGGTGCAAAAAGAATGGGGAATATCACAAGATAGCCCACGCTAAATGTTATGGCAGAGGGCCAACTAACCTTTGCGTGCACTAAATGTGAGTTCACCTTTACACCTAGGTTCAGCCTCAGCCAAAATGAGTGACATTGGCAAGCTGAATAATGTAATGAAAAGTGCTTAAAAACCTTAAAAACCACCTTTAGGTTGGGAGAGGGCCGAcaggtttagatcagagtggtgctggaaaagcacagcaggtcaggcagcatccgaggagccttaaaatcgacatttcaggcaaaagcccttcatcaggaatagaggcagggagcctccagggtggagagataaactccatcctgctcctcggatgctgcctgacctgctgtgcttttccagcaccactttgatctaaactctggtttccagcatccctgcagtcctcacttttgcctagagggCCTACAGGCGTATGGAAGAAGAAACTGAATTTCTCCGAGAACCAGAACAATGGTTTGCAGGAAATTCATTTATAGATAAGGAGATCGCAAGCATACTCAGAACAAAAAAACACCCGAACAGACATCAGAATGTTGTAGAACTCCAAAGTGACAATCCATGATCTGGTACCTGACAAACCTCCAGAGAATAACCCAGAT
This region includes:
- the LOC122539558 gene encoding profilin-3-like, whose amino-acid sequence is MLDWKEYIASVLQDSTIADIAIVGCTPKNKKIWACRSDGVLGQITSQEVEVIIDKDRKSILQNGITIGGKKYSIIRDNMLLEKNPSMDIRTLGDEGKSICIGRLSKALMFLMGQKGVHGGVVNKKLHDLVDSLNRNGNI